Proteins encoded in a region of the Sphingomonas sp. HMP9 genome:
- the serB gene encoding phosphoserine phosphatase SerB — MFTATLIASGTLTAGDISTAMDRLRDAGCAPGISGWIDESEAADLIFGMAPDAARAALEGAFAGTDVVVQSSLTRTKTLLVADMDSTMITVECIDELADYAGIKPQIAEITERAMGGELDFEAALDARVALLKGLAESDIERCLAERVTIMPGAKPLVRTIRSRGALAVLVSGGFTRFAEPVAKAIGFDRAIANVLEVAGGVLTGTVTKPVVGSATKLTTLNAAIAERGIAVEESLAVGDGANDLAMIEAAGLGVAYHAKPIVAAAAAARVDHGDLTALLYAQGIAKRHWVLD; from the coding sequence ATGTTCACGGCAACGCTTATAGCCTCGGGCACGCTGACCGCGGGCGATATTTCGACCGCGATGGATCGGTTGCGCGATGCGGGCTGCGCGCCGGGCATCAGCGGCTGGATCGACGAGAGCGAGGCGGCGGACCTGATCTTCGGGATGGCGCCCGATGCGGCGCGGGCTGCTTTAGAGGGCGCGTTCGCCGGCACCGACGTGGTCGTGCAATCGAGCCTCACGCGGACCAAGACGCTGCTGGTCGCGGACATGGATTCGACGATGATCACCGTCGAATGCATCGACGAACTCGCGGATTATGCGGGCATCAAGCCGCAAATCGCGGAGATCACCGAACGCGCGATGGGCGGTGAACTCGATTTCGAGGCGGCGCTCGATGCGCGCGTGGCGCTGCTCAAGGGGCTGGCGGAAAGCGATATCGAACGTTGTCTCGCCGAGCGCGTGACGATCATGCCGGGCGCCAAGCCGCTGGTGCGGACGATCCGGTCGCGCGGGGCGCTGGCGGTGCTGGTGTCGGGCGGCTTCACGCGGTTCGCGGAGCCGGTGGCCAAGGCGATCGGCTTCGATCGCGCGATCGCGAACGTGCTCGAAGTTGCGGGTGGCGTGCTGACGGGGACGGTGACGAAGCCGGTCGTCGGGTCCGCCACGAAGCTGACGACACTCAACGCGGCGATCGCAGAGCGGGGGATCGCGGTGGAGGAGTCGCTCGCGGTGGGTGATGGCGCGAACGATCTGGCGATGATCGAGGCTGCGGGGTTGGGGGTGGCGTATCACGCGAAGCCGATCGTGGCGGCGGCGGCGGCGGCGCGGGTGGATCATGGCGACTTGACGGCGCTGCTCTATGCGCAAGGTATCGCCAAGCGCCACTGGGTCTTGGACTAA
- a CDS encoding SPOR domain-containing protein: MTVGRKLLVGAIAAGGMLVAAPAFADVKAGVDAWAKGEYPRAVTEWRPLAVAGDADAQFNLAQAYKLGRGVPLDTALAESWFRKAALQGHLQAADNYGLALFQSGKKSDALPWLQKSVARGEPRAQLVLGTMLFNGDGVPRDFPRAYALMSRASASGLQSASQTLAQMDQYISPTDREKGTALAQQYALQSTPDAPPRSSSGPRFSDQATASPVRTVDRPRPANLPPSSLPARIPGPTREPVPKQAQSKPAPVKAAPARSVAAKPAPARATGNWRIQLGAFRDQGNAETLWNRVRGKLRGAQPYYAKVGAVTRLQAGGFASKADANRACSTAGVPCVIVAP; encoded by the coding sequence ATGACGGTTGGGCGTAAGCTTCTGGTGGGTGCGATCGCGGCGGGCGGGATGCTGGTTGCCGCGCCAGCGTTCGCCGATGTGAAGGCCGGCGTGGATGCCTGGGCAAAGGGCGAATATCCGCGCGCGGTCACCGAATGGCGGCCTCTCGCGGTGGCAGGGGATGCCGATGCGCAGTTCAACCTTGCGCAGGCGTACAAGCTGGGGCGCGGCGTACCGCTCGACACCGCGCTCGCCGAAAGCTGGTTTCGCAAGGCGGCGTTGCAGGGGCATCTTCAAGCCGCGGACAATTACGGACTGGCGCTGTTCCAGTCGGGCAAGAAGTCGGACGCACTGCCCTGGCTGCAAAAGTCGGTCGCGCGCGGTGAACCGCGGGCGCAGCTGGTGCTGGGAACGATGTTGTTCAACGGCGACGGCGTGCCGCGTGACTTTCCGCGCGCCTATGCCTTGATGTCCCGCGCATCGGCGTCCGGGTTGCAATCCGCATCGCAGACGCTGGCGCAGATGGATCAGTATATCTCCCCGACGGACCGCGAAAAGGGCACCGCGCTGGCCCAGCAATATGCGTTGCAGTCGACGCCGGATGCCCCACCGCGCTCCTCGTCGGGGCCGCGCTTCTCCGACCAGGCCACGGCGTCTCCTGTGCGTACCGTGGACAGGCCGCGTCCGGCGAACCTACCGCCGAGTTCGCTACCCGCGCGTATCCCGGGACCGACGCGAGAGCCGGTGCCGAAGCAGGCGCAGTCGAAGCCGGCTCCCGTCAAGGCTGCGCCGGCCAGATCGGTCGCGGCAAAACCCGCGCCCGCGCGCGCCACGGGCAATTGGCGCATCCAGCTCGGGGCGTTCCGCGATCAAGGCAATGCCGAGACATTGTGGAACAGGGTCCGCGGCAAGCTGCGCGGCGCGCAACCTTATTATGCGAAGGTCGGCGCAGTAACGCGCCTCCAGGCGGGTGGCTTCGCCTCGAAGGCCGACGCAAACCGTGCCTGTTCGACGGCAGGCGTGCCGTGCGTCATCGTCGCGCCGTGA
- a CDS encoding SPOR domain-containing protein — MTTRALLVGGISALLLGGTMVGCAANGGSVASASDRSGALAAKDAAADAGRAQAALARREGTVAIGYAERAVALVSQRADYRMLLGQSYLQGGRFASAAHAFADTLHLSPTNGKAALNLALAQVATGDWQAARRTLEANAAIIPAQDRGLALSLAGDTAGGIALLTEVARSPETSAKVRQNLALSFALAGRWQEARVVAAADMAPADVDTRLEQWATFAQPATASDQVASLLGVRAVADAGQPAALALNAATPMTPGSPQQALAVADTVFAPANAAPVEIASAPVAGVSKVSFGQRQEVVQALPAMMIRPAVGPVKVAAGPASSGRGMATAAYEVKARATGIWYVQLGAFDSASVAKDAWSRASRRFAMLAGHAPNGMTFKAKGEDFYRLSVGGFSRSAANAMCRQYRAQGGACFVRMNAGDAMAQWVRKPGMQLASR, encoded by the coding sequence ATGACCACGCGCGCGCTTCTCGTGGGCGGCATCTCCGCGCTCCTGCTCGGCGGTACGATGGTCGGCTGTGCGGCCAACGGTGGCAGCGTCGCCTCGGCCAGCGATCGCAGCGGGGCGCTGGCGGCCAAGGATGCGGCCGCGGATGCGGGCAGGGCGCAGGCTGCGCTCGCCCGGCGCGAAGGCACCGTCGCGATCGGCTATGCAGAGCGTGCGGTGGCATTGGTTTCACAGCGAGCCGACTATCGCATGCTGCTTGGCCAGAGCTATTTGCAGGGCGGGCGATTCGCCTCGGCCGCGCATGCGTTCGCCGATACGCTGCACCTGTCGCCGACCAACGGCAAGGCCGCGCTGAACCTCGCGCTTGCGCAGGTCGCGACCGGCGACTGGCAGGCGGCGCGGCGTACGCTGGAGGCTAACGCTGCGATTATCCCGGCACAGGATCGCGGCCTGGCGCTGTCGCTGGCAGGCGATACCGCGGGCGGGATCGCGCTGCTGACCGAGGTCGCGCGGTCGCCCGAGACGAGCGCCAAGGTTCGGCAGAATCTAGCACTGAGCTTCGCGCTCGCGGGTCGGTGGCAGGAGGCACGCGTGGTCGCGGCGGCGGACATGGCGCCGGCCGACGTCGATACGCGCCTCGAGCAATGGGCGACGTTCGCACAGCCGGCGACGGCGTCGGATCAGGTCGCGAGCCTGCTCGGCGTTCGGGCCGTGGCGGATGCGGGGCAACCCGCGGCGCTGGCACTGAATGCTGCCACGCCGATGACGCCGGGTTCGCCGCAGCAAGCCTTGGCGGTGGCGGATACGGTCTTCGCACCGGCGAACGCTGCTCCAGTGGAGATCGCATCCGCGCCCGTCGCCGGCGTCTCGAAAGTGTCGTTCGGCCAACGGCAGGAAGTCGTCCAGGCGTTGCCCGCGATGATGATCCGTCCCGCGGTCGGGCCCGTCAAGGTCGCGGCCGGTCCCGCGTCGTCAGGACGCGGCATGGCGACCGCGGCCTATGAGGTGAAGGCAAGGGCGACGGGCATTTGGTACGTCCAGCTCGGCGCGTTCGACAGCGCGAGCGTGGCGAAGGACGCCTGGAGCCGCGCCTCGCGCCGGTTCGCGATGCTCGCCGGCCATGCGCCGAACGGCATGACGTTCAAGGCGAAGGGCGAGGATTTCTATCGCCTCTCGGTCGGCGGGTTCAGTCGCTCGGCGGCGAATGCGATGTGCCGCCAATACCGCGCCCAGGGGGGCGCCTGCTTCGTCCGGATGAATGCGGGCGATGCGATGGCGCAATGGGTGCGCAAGCCTGGGATGCAGTTGGCATCGCGGTAG
- a CDS encoding dihydroorotase produces the protein MILALTNATLACPVGGLSKGNVLVRDGVIVATGIVDIPADADIVDCAGKTVAPGIVDLGVAKVDRAAFRAGGIVRIGLMPDQSPVLDDPGIVQRAALIGKPDLWIHPIAAATRGLEGHDLAEMAICVSAGAKAVGTGKHWIADSGVMRRVLAYARDLDVTVIAHAEDGGLTAGAVATEGETATRLGLPAAPAVAEALAIARDLMLAEDTGARIHIRQVTTAAGFDLIRAAKRRGVPVTCGITPAHLHLSEIAVSDFRSFALLSPPLRAESDRRAALEAIADGTIDVLCSGHEPRGPEEKRLPFTDSSSGMAGAETLLPLSLMLVRDALLTLERLFALLARNPARVLGLDTGTLEVGKPADLMLFDQQAPWQIVGEAFLAAAGNTPFDGLPVQGRVLRVWKGGREVR, from the coding sequence ATGATCCTCGCACTCACCAACGCGACGCTCGCCTGCCCGGTCGGCGGCCTGTCGAAGGGCAATGTGCTGGTTCGCGACGGCGTGATCGTCGCGACCGGGATCGTCGATATTCCGGCCGATGCCGACATCGTCGACTGCGCAGGCAAGACCGTGGCACCGGGGATCGTCGATCTCGGCGTGGCGAAGGTCGACCGCGCCGCCTTCCGCGCTGGCGGGATCGTCCGGATCGGTCTCATGCCCGACCAGTCGCCGGTGCTCGACGACCCCGGGATCGTCCAGCGCGCCGCGTTGATCGGCAAGCCCGACCTCTGGATCCACCCGATCGCCGCCGCCACGCGCGGACTCGAAGGCCATGATCTCGCCGAGATGGCGATCTGCGTTTCGGCAGGTGCCAAGGCCGTCGGGACCGGCAAGCACTGGATCGCCGACAGCGGCGTGATGCGGCGCGTGCTGGCCTATGCGCGCGATCTCGACGTGACGGTGATCGCGCATGCCGAGGACGGCGGACTGACGGCTGGCGCGGTCGCGACCGAGGGTGAGACGGCGACGCGGCTCGGGTTGCCCGCCGCGCCTGCGGTTGCGGAAGCACTGGCGATCGCGCGCGACCTGATGCTCGCCGAGGATACCGGCGCGCGCATCCACATCCGCCAGGTGACGACGGCAGCGGGGTTCGACCTCATCCGCGCCGCGAAACGTCGCGGTGTACCCGTAACATGCGGCATCACGCCCGCGCATCTGCACCTGTCGGAAATCGCGGTCAGTGATTTCCGGTCGTTCGCCTTGCTGTCACCGCCACTGCGGGCCGAAAGCGATCGCCGTGCAGCACTCGAGGCGATCGCCGACGGTACGATCGACGTGTTGTGTTCGGGTCACGAGCCGCGCGGACCGGAGGAGAAGCGGTTGCCGTTCACCGATTCGAGCAGCGGCATGGCGGGGGCGGAGACGTTGTTGCCGCTGTCGTTGATGCTGGTGCGCGACGCGTTGCTCACGCTGGAGCGGCTGTTCGCGCTGTTGGCGCGTAACCCGGCGCGCGTGCTGGGCTTGGATACGGGGACGCTGGAGGTGGGCAAGCCTGCCGACCTGATGCTGTTCGACCAGCAGGCGCCGTGGCAGATCGTCGGGGAAGCGTTCCTGGCCGCGGCCGGGAATACCCCGTTCGACGGGCTGCCCGTGCAGGGCCGCGTGCTGCGCGTGTGGAAGGGTGGCCGCGAAGTTCGGTGA
- the gatC gene encoding Asp-tRNA(Asn)/Glu-tRNA(Gln) amidotransferase subunit GatC: MSVDTATVKRIASLARIAITDEDAARMAPELGNILGWIEMLGEVDTTGVEPMTAVIPNTLRLRDDVVNADPLTGGGIREQVLANAPVAEHGFFAVPKVIE; the protein is encoded by the coding sequence ATGTCCGTAGATACTGCAACCGTGAAGCGGATCGCGAGCCTTGCGCGCATCGCGATCACCGACGAGGACGCCGCCCGCATGGCGCCGGAACTCGGAAACATCCTTGGCTGGATCGAGATGCTGGGCGAGGTCGATACGACCGGCGTCGAGCCGATGACCGCCGTCATCCCCAACACGCTGCGGTTGCGCGACGACGTCGTCAACGCCGATCCGCTGACCGGCGGCGGCATCCGCGAGCAGGTGCTGGCCAATGCGCCGGTGGCCGAACACGGATTCTTCGCCGTGCCGAAGGTGATCGAATAA
- the miaA gene encoding tRNA (adenosine(37)-N6)-dimethylallyltransferase MiaA, giving the protein MNISYLPKVALIAGPTASGKSALALAIAARHDGVVINADSAQVYADLRILTARPSAEEEASAPHRLFGHVDAADATYSAARWAAEATHAIDATVAEGRLPILVGGTGLYVRTLLDGIAPVPAIAPDLREQIRALPVAEAHAALALLDPPAAARLNAADTTRVARALEVVRGTGRTLADWQTERGGGIGNRLDVRALILIPDRDWLNARIGQRFAEMAETSRAEVTALLARTDIPQDAPIRRAIGVPEIAALVRGETSMTDAIAAGSLATRRYAKRQYTWLRHQPPAAWTRTDALNFPTRLQQFETILLK; this is encoded by the coding sequence GTGAACATATCGTATCTCCCGAAGGTCGCGCTCATCGCAGGGCCGACCGCGAGCGGCAAGTCCGCGCTCGCGCTTGCCATCGCCGCGCGCCACGACGGCGTCGTCATCAACGCCGATTCCGCGCAGGTCTACGCCGATCTCCGCATCCTCACCGCGCGCCCCTCGGCCGAAGAGGAGGCGAGCGCCCCGCACCGCCTGTTCGGCCATGTCGACGCCGCCGACGCGACCTATTCCGCCGCGCGCTGGGCTGCCGAGGCGACACACGCGATCGACGCCACGGTTGCCGAGGGCAGACTGCCGATCCTGGTCGGCGGCACCGGCCTCTATGTCCGCACGTTGCTCGACGGCATCGCCCCCGTCCCCGCGATCGCCCCGGACCTTCGCGAGCAGATCCGCGCGCTTCCCGTCGCCGAGGCGCATGCAGCCCTAGCGCTGCTCGATCCGCCCGCCGCCGCGCGGCTCAACGCGGCCGACACGACGCGCGTCGCGCGCGCGCTCGAGGTCGTCCGCGGCACTGGTCGCACGCTCGCCGACTGGCAGACCGAACGGGGGGGCGGGATCGGCAACCGCCTCGACGTCCGCGCACTGATCCTCATCCCCGACCGCGACTGGCTGAACGCCCGCATCGGCCAGCGCTTCGCCGAGATGGCCGAGACCAGCCGAGCCGAAGTCACCGCGCTTCTAGCCCGCACCGACATCCCGCAGGACGCGCCGATCCGCCGCGCGATCGGCGTCCCCGAGATCGCCGCGCTGGTCCGCGGCGAAACCTCCATGACCGACGCGATCGCGGCCGGATCGCTCGCCACGCGACGCTACGCCAAGCGCCAATATACATGGCTCCGACACCAGCCCCCGGCCGCCTGGACCCGCACGGACGCGCTCAATTTTCCAACGCGCTTGCAGCAATTTGAAACTATATTGCTCAAATGA
- a CDS encoding DUF3089 domain-containing protein, with translation MARKFLYFVAAMIVLAIAALLAYRLFGTDMIRMAMVPRATFEAQREAPRNIYARKIMWLARPDAPGNPALWTPPGYTPGQRGTGAAIFFIHPTSYINRDHWNAPIDDPETNARAELFLRGQASAFNEAGDIWAPRYRQATFGAFLTSAAESERALALAYGDVSAAFDRFLKEVGPTRPIILAGHSQGGAHLTRLLRDRIATDPKLRARIVAAYVVGWPVSRATDLPRMGLPECRTADQTGCILSWESFAEPADPSLIVDAYDATIGFDGRPRKGTPIVCTNPLTGTADAAAPATANLGTLVPAADLATATMAVGSVPARCADRGFLLIGDGPNLGPYVLPGNNYHVYDYSLFWANVRADANRRLKAFAQ, from the coding sequence TTGGCCCGCAAGTTCCTCTATTTCGTCGCCGCGATGATCGTTCTCGCGATCGCCGCGCTGCTCGCCTACCGCCTGTTCGGGACCGACATGATCCGCATGGCGATGGTTCCGCGCGCCACGTTCGAGGCGCAGCGCGAAGCCCCGCGCAACATCTATGCGCGCAAGATCATGTGGCTCGCGCGCCCCGACGCGCCCGGCAACCCCGCGCTCTGGACGCCCCCCGGCTACACGCCCGGCCAGCGCGGCACCGGCGCGGCGATCTTCTTCATCCACCCGACATCGTACATCAACCGCGACCATTGGAACGCGCCGATCGACGATCCGGAGACCAACGCACGCGCCGAACTCTTCCTCCGCGGCCAGGCGAGCGCGTTCAACGAGGCCGGCGACATCTGGGCGCCGCGCTATCGCCAGGCGACGTTCGGCGCGTTCCTGACCAGCGCCGCCGAGAGCGAACGCGCGCTCGCGCTCGCCTATGGAGACGTATCTGCGGCGTTCGACCGCTTCCTGAAGGAAGTCGGCCCGACCCGCCCGATCATCCTCGCCGGCCACAGCCAGGGCGGCGCGCACCTGACCCGGCTGCTGCGCGACCGGATCGCGACCGACCCGAAACTGCGCGCGCGGATCGTGGCCGCCTATGTCGTCGGCTGGCCCGTCTCGCGCGCGACCGATCTGCCGCGCATGGGCCTGCCCGAGTGCCGCACCGCCGATCAGACCGGCTGCATCCTGTCCTGGGAGAGTTTCGCCGAGCCCGCCGATCCGTCGCTGATCGTCGACGCCTATGACGCGACGATCGGGTTCGACGGCCGGCCCCGCAAGGGCACGCCGATCGTCTGCACCAACCCGCTGACCGGCACCGCCGACGCCGCCGCGCCCGCGACCGCCAACCTCGGCACATTGGTCCCCGCCGCCGATCTCGCGACCGCGACGATGGCGGTCGGCAGCGTGCCCGCGCGCTGCGCCGACCGCGGCTTCCTGCTGATCGGCGACGGACCGAACCTCGGGCCGTACGTGCTGCCGGGCAACAACTACCACGTCTACGACTATAGCCTGTTCTGGGCGAACGTCCGCGCGGACGCCAACCGCCGCCTGAAGGCCTTCGCCCAATGA
- the ruvX gene encoding Holliday junction resolvase RuvX, whose amino-acid sequence MITLSAAQFRDALPDGGRLIGLDVGTKTIGTALCDAGWSFASPALLIRRTKFQKDKAALAEIITAQKVVGLVIGLPINLDGSESPRSQSTRAFAQNLKDMGLPILLQDERWSTVAVTRTLIEQDASRAKRAELVDKMAAAYILQGAIDALVTAQI is encoded by the coding sequence ATGATCACGCTCTCCGCCGCGCAGTTCCGCGACGCGCTCCCCGATGGCGGCCGGCTGATCGGCCTCGACGTCGGCACCAAGACGATCGGCACCGCGCTGTGCGACGCGGGCTGGAGCTTCGCGAGCCCCGCGCTGCTGATCCGCCGCACCAAGTTCCAGAAGGACAAGGCTGCACTCGCCGAGATCATCACCGCGCAGAAGGTCGTCGGCCTCGTCATCGGCCTGCCGATCAACCTCGACGGCAGCGAAAGCCCGCGCTCGCAATCCACGCGCGCGTTCGCGCAGAACCTCAAGGACATGGGGCTGCCGATCCTTCTCCAGGACGAGCGCTGGTCGACCGTCGCGGTGACGCGCACGCTGATCGAACAGGACGCCAGCCGCGCCAAGCGGGCCGAACTCGTCGACAAGATGGCCGCCGCCTACATCCTCCAGGGCGCGATCGACGCACTGGTGACCGCGCAAATCTAG
- a CDS encoding aspartate carbamoyltransferase catalytic subunit has protein sequence MRTSDHRPATLIEGGAVFPHRHLTGIDGLQPHEIAFLLDEAETWVGANRTHATPDKRLAGLTQINAFFENSTRTLLSFEIAGKRLGADVVNMHAAQSSVKKGETLIDTAMTLNAMRADVIVIRHMSSGAVRLIADKVDCPVLNAGDGRHEHPTQALLDALTIRRRKGSIAGQRVVICGDLLHSRVARSNILALTALAAEVRVCAPSTLMPPMIERMGVRAFTDFDAALEGADVVMMLRLQNERMDGAYVPSTREYRLRYGLTLDRLAKAAPDALVMHPGPMNRGVEIDSAVADHARSAITEQVEMGVAVRMACLDVLTRRARGVEGWA, from the coding sequence ATGCGAACCTCAGATCACCGCCCCGCCACCCTTATCGAAGGCGGCGCCGTCTTCCCGCACCGGCATCTCACCGGCATCGACGGGCTCCAGCCGCACGAGATCGCGTTCCTGCTCGACGAAGCGGAAACGTGGGTCGGCGCAAACCGCACGCACGCCACGCCCGACAAGCGGCTTGCCGGCCTCACGCAGATCAATGCGTTCTTCGAGAACAGCACGCGCACATTGCTGTCGTTCGAGATCGCGGGCAAACGGCTGGGCGCCGACGTCGTCAACATGCACGCCGCGCAGTCGAGCGTGAAGAAGGGCGAGACGCTGATCGACACCGCCATGACGCTCAACGCGATGCGTGCGGATGTGATCGTGATCCGGCACATGTCGTCGGGCGCGGTGCGGTTGATCGCAGACAAGGTCGATTGCCCGGTGCTGAATGCTGGCGACGGGCGGCACGAGCATCCGACGCAGGCGCTGCTCGATGCGCTGACCATCCGGCGGCGGAAGGGCTCGATCGCGGGGCAGCGCGTCGTGATCTGCGGCGACCTGCTCCACAGCCGGGTCGCGCGATCCAACATCCTGGCGCTGACGGCGCTCGCCGCCGAGGTGCGCGTCTGCGCGCCCTCCACGCTGATGCCGCCGATGATCGAGCGGATGGGCGTGCGCGCGTTCACCGATTTCGACGCGGCGCTGGAGGGTGCGGACGTGGTGATGATGCTGCGGTTGCAGAACGAGCGGATGGATGGGGCGTACGTGCCCTCCACACGCGAGTATCGGCTTCGCTACGGACTGACGCTCGACCGGTTGGCGAAGGCAGCGCCCGACGCGCTGGTGATGCACCCCGGCCCGATGAACCGCGGCGTCGAGATCGACTCCGCCGTCGCCGATCACGCGCGGTCGGCGATCACCGAGCAGGTCGAGATGGGCGTGGCCGTCCGCATGGCGTGCCTCGACGTATTGACCCGCAGAGCGCGCGGCGTGGAGGGCTGGGCATGA
- the gatA gene encoding Asp-tRNA(Asn)/Glu-tRNA(Gln) amidotransferase subunit GatA: protein MTDLTDLGVAGIRDGVRDGSFKAREVADAFIVKVSQAKALNAFLVETPEHAIAAAAAADTARAAGETLKPLAGVPIGMKDLFCTKGVTTTAASHILEGFTPTYESTVSQNLWDAGAGMLGKLNMDQFAMGSSNETSAFGNVISPWKRNDGGNAALAPGGSSGGSSSAVAARLCPGATGTDTGGSIRQPAAFTGISGIKPTYGRCSRWGTIAFASSLDQAGPMARDVKDCAILLEAMAGFDAKDGTSLQLDVPKWEAGLSSNLNGLRVGIPKEYRVDGMPEEIEALWQQGIDWLKDAGATIVEVSLPHTKYALPAYYIIAPAEASSNLARYDGVRYGIRDLPAGAGLQDMYAATRADGFGPEVKRRIMIGTYVLSAGFYDAYYTQAQKVRTLIARDFEKAWETCDVLLTPTAPSAAFALGEKSADPIAMYLNDVFTVPSSLAGLPAMSVPGGLDHHGLPLGLQIIGKPLDEQGVLNAGLAIEQRAGFTARPEAWW, encoded by the coding sequence ATGACCGACCTTACTGATCTGGGCGTCGCCGGCATTCGCGACGGTGTGCGCGACGGCTCCTTCAAAGCCCGCGAAGTCGCCGACGCGTTCATCGTAAAAGTCAGCCAAGCCAAGGCGTTGAACGCGTTTCTGGTCGAGACGCCCGAACACGCAATCGCCGCCGCCGCCGCCGCAGACACTGCGCGCGCGGCCGGCGAGACGCTCAAGCCGCTGGCCGGCGTGCCGATCGGCATGAAGGATCTGTTCTGCACGAAGGGTGTCACGACGACCGCGGCGAGCCATATCCTCGAAGGCTTCACGCCGACCTATGAGTCGACCGTCTCGCAGAACCTGTGGGATGCAGGCGCGGGGATGCTCGGCAAGCTGAACATGGACCAGTTCGCGATGGGCTCGTCGAACGAAACGTCGGCGTTCGGCAACGTGATCTCACCGTGGAAGCGCAACGACGGCGGCAACGCCGCGCTCGCGCCGGGCGGGTCGTCGGGTGGCTCCTCGTCGGCGGTCGCCGCGCGGCTGTGCCCCGGTGCGACCGGCACCGACACCGGCGGCTCGATCCGCCAGCCCGCCGCCTTCACCGGCATCTCGGGCATCAAGCCGACCTATGGCCGCTGCTCGCGCTGGGGGACGATCGCGTTCGCCTCGTCGCTCGACCAGGCCGGGCCGATGGCGCGCGACGTGAAGGATTGCGCGATTTTGCTCGAGGCGATGGCCGGGTTCGACGCCAAGGACGGCACCTCGTTGCAGCTCGACGTGCCGAAATGGGAAGCGGGTTTGTCCTCCAATCTCAATGGCCTGCGCGTCGGTATTCCCAAGGAGTATCGCGTCGACGGCATGCCCGAGGAGATCGAGGCGCTCTGGCAGCAGGGCATCGACTGGCTGAAGGATGCCGGCGCGACGATCGTCGAGGTCTCGCTTCCGCACACCAAATACGCACTGCCCGCCTATTACATCATCGCGCCGGCCGAGGCGTCGTCGAACCTCGCGCGCTATGACGGTGTGCGCTACGGCATCCGCGACCTGCCGGCGGGGGCAGGGTTGCAGGACATGTACGCGGCGACGCGCGCCGACGGCTTCGGCCCCGAGGTGAAGCGCCGCATCATGATCGGCACCTATGTGCTGTCGGCCGGCTTCTACGACGCGTACTACACGCAGGCGCAGAAGGTCCGCACCCTCATCGCGCGTGACTTCGAGAAGGCGTGGGAGACGTGCGACGTCCTGCTCACTCCGACCGCACCCTCGGCGGCGTTCGCGCTTGGCGAGAAGTCGGCCGATCCGATCGCGATGTATCTGAACGACGTCTTCACCGTGCCGTCCTCGCTGGCCGGATTGCCCGCGATGTCGGTGCCGGGTGGCCTCGATCACCACGGTCTGCCGCTCGGGTTGCAGATCATCGGCAAGCCGCTCGACGAGCAAGGCGTGCTCAACGCAGGCCTCGCGATCGAACAGCGGGCAGGATTTACGGCGCGGCCGGAGGCTTGGTGGTAA